A segment of the Anguilla anguilla isolate fAngAng1 chromosome 6, fAngAng1.pri, whole genome shotgun sequence genome:
TTTTGACCATAAAGAGTCTGTACAGAGTACGCGGAAGGCAAACGGCCACATCACCGGGTCATTGGCCTTTATGAGCCCGGCTTGTGAACTGGTGCCCAAGTCTCACCCCAGGGTTGGTGGGGAAATGGGAGCTATTGTTAGTGGCCAGACTGGCCACGCAACATCACCATCGCCGTGGACCCGGGTTGCGGGCGATGAGGACAGAGCTTTGGATTTGTCTTGCAAGCCTCCACCGGGCAAAGGTCCCTGGGGCCCCTCCCTTGCCCCTGTCCTGGGACAGCTGGGTAAGGGGCAACCGGACACGGTGCTTAAAAGTGCGCATGGTCAGGGTGTGCAGTCAAAGCTGGTGGATGGTGTGCTGCCGGACAGACAAAGACAGCATCTCAGGACCAGCACCAGGAGCCCCGCCCAAACACCTGAGGTACGACAGCAGGAATGGGAAAGGGAAGAAGGAAGGGAGGACGGGAATGCGGACAGGGGCGAAGCACTGACAAAGGGAGGCGGAGCCCTGATGGAGGgaagcgaggaagaggaggaggaggaggaggagaacggCAACATCTCTGCATCCAGCGGGACGGCCCCCCCGCCGGGGAGGCGTCGCTCCTACCTGCATGGGCTTTGCACCTGCCCCCTCTGCAGCCGCCCCTTTCCAAACCCCCGCCTTCTGCAGCTGCACCTGGAGACCCACTTCCAGGAGAGGGGCAGGGCGCCCGCCAAGCTGGCCCCCCTGGTGGGCGGGGTGGTCAAGCCCACCTGCCAGCAGTGCGGCAAGACCTTCTCCTGCCTGTACACCCTCAAGCGGCACGAGCGCACCCATTCGGGCGAGAAGCCCTACACCTGCGCTCGCTGCGGCAAGGGTTTCCAGTACTCCCACAACCTGACTCGGCACGCCGTGGTCCACACCCGCCAGAAGCCTCACGCCTGCAGCTTGTGCGAGCGCCGCTTCACCCAGTCCGGCGACCTTTACCGCCACATCCGTAAGTTCCACCATGGGGTCACCGAGGTGCTTACTGGGTCCATCTAAGACAGCGATCCCCAAGTTGAGCATACTGTGAACTAACCTCCCCTGGTTCCTTGGTTCTCAGCTGGTTGTTGAtaatgaagtggaaaaaaaaagccaccacACCCTGCAGCTATCCATTACCATAACCCCACGGTCCCTTGCTCTAAGTTCTTGTTTTCGTCAAGTCCTGGTGCATGCTCTagggcaggggtggccaacccaggtcctggagagccgcagggtctgctggcttttgtttttactcggcacttaattgatcaattaaagcagttgattacatagttaactcacctcacctggtttattttgtgtaagtggttgttgtatttaaggtcaaaacaaaaacccgcagaccctgcggctccccaggaccggagttggccacccctgctctagGGCCCAATATAGTGCAGCAaaagggtctgctggtttctgccCTGGCTCAACTCTTAACTTAAGCCTTCAGTGGATATAATATCACTTCAGGTGATGTAAATAAGGTGTTTAATAGTTCTACAAAGAAGTCAGTTCTTTAGATTTACACACTATCAATTCTCTCtcgctttatatatatatatatatatatatatatatatatatatatgtatatatatagttatattttcagtgttCAATGAACTGTTATGGAGTACATATGGTCTGGACTCCAATCAACCATCTATTTGTGCACTATTACAGTCAagttaacactggacatttcactatgaatgtatgtattatacatgtgtatgtatttttgtagagtgtgtatgtacattcAGATATACTGTAcgtaaattacataaataaaggtATAAATCGGGTATTCAGGGTATTTTGAATGTAAGCATCATTGGATTTCAGTAAAGCTTGGTTTTCTGCTGAGAGTGGAAAActtaaaatatgcaattttgGACTCAAAAGATGGGCTCACGTGGGCATTTGTTATGATCTTAACAATCCATGGTTGATTCATGGAGTTGTTGGCAGCGCACAAACATACAAGCTTACTTAGCATCTTTCCAGGCCTTTGATAGTTTTTGGCTTGTCagcaatttaattaattctaaTGTCATATTGTTGCACTGTTCTCACTGTATCTAGAAATGATACTAAAATGAAATCACATGAATGtacattgtaatttttttgtgaaatttccaAGTGTgatataaattataatttcttctaaattcttgatttattttcatgtataaaaaaaaataaaaaaaatagcaaatctGCGTGCAACTCTGTGTAAATATCTCTGTAATGGCAATGATGCTAGGTGAAAGGCAtcctttagtgtgtgtgtgtatgtcgaGTCCATACATCTGCATCATTT
Coding sequences within it:
- the LOC118229340 gene encoding zinc finger and BTB domain-containing protein 42-like isoform X1; amino-acid sequence: MVSKGSTKSNNQRIGLLCLSGRKGYDRRMEFPNHSRQLLQRLQQQRCQGFLCDSTVVVGEAKFRAHRAVLASCSIYFHLLYKEQTDRQDVVYLNSDIVTAPAFSLLLEFMYQGKLETPGLLVEDVMAAASYLYMYDIVTECTGKLDAMELLSLQKKVNERIALSAKDRGSPDTELHHKRRPQHQTRTSLMVESETNHKQVRPAAFDHKESVQSTRKANGHITGSLAFMSPACELVPKSHPRVGGEMGAIVSGQTGHATSPSPWTRVAGDEDRALDLSCKPPPGKGPWGPSLAPVLGQLGKGQPDTVLKSAHGQGVQSKLVDGVLPDRQRQHLRTSTRSPAQTPEVRQQEWEREEGREDGNADRGEALTKGGGALMEGSEEEEEEEEENGNISASSGTAPPPGRRRSYLHGLCTCPLCSRPFPNPRLLQLHLETHFQERGRAPAKLAPLVGGVVKPTCQQCGKTFSCLYTLKRHERTHSGEKPYTCARCGKGFQYSHNLTRHAVVHTRQKPHACSLCERRFTQSGDLYRHIRKFHHGVTEVLTGSI
- the LOC118229340 gene encoding zinc finger and BTB domain-containing protein 42-like isoform X2 encodes the protein MVSKGSTKSNNQRIGLLCLSGYDRRMEFPNHSRQLLQRLQQQRCQGFLCDSTVVVGEAKFRAHRAVLASCSIYFHLLYKEQTDRQDVVYLNSDIVTAPAFSLLLEFMYQGKLETPGLLVEDVMAAASYLYMYDIVTECTGKLDAMELLSLQKKVNERIALSAKDRGSPDTELHHKRRPQHQTRTSLMVESETNHKQVRPAAFDHKESVQSTRKANGHITGSLAFMSPACELVPKSHPRVGGEMGAIVSGQTGHATSPSPWTRVAGDEDRALDLSCKPPPGKGPWGPSLAPVLGQLGKGQPDTVLKSAHGQGVQSKLVDGVLPDRQRQHLRTSTRSPAQTPEVRQQEWEREEGREDGNADRGEALTKGGGALMEGSEEEEEEEEENGNISASSGTAPPPGRRRSYLHGLCTCPLCSRPFPNPRLLQLHLETHFQERGRAPAKLAPLVGGVVKPTCQQCGKTFSCLYTLKRHERTHSGEKPYTCARCGKGFQYSHNLTRHAVVHTRQKPHACSLCERRFTQSGDLYRHIRKFHHGVTEVLTGSI